A single window of Sparus aurata chromosome 22, fSpaAur1.1, whole genome shotgun sequence DNA harbors:
- the eif2b4 gene encoding translation initiation factor eIF2B subunit delta isoform X2, which translates to MADAGEPEGPERKDDIVKAKQEGKELTKEEKQRLRKEKKQQKKSKEKKDDKPSRDSEKEKKPASAASPAPQTPTQPPAQKAPSAAPAPVPVPASETPSAADKPAKSKAELKAERRARQEAERASKGKKGDVGPQAAPGKPKAPPSELQPVVKRLPEHVQVDNPEVLKKLAKKLERQQTPEYNAATKIPLRSDYGYKVSLFSHLHQYSRKAPLTQQLGIPSTVIHPAIVRLGLQYSQGIVAGSNARSVALLHAFKQVIRDYTTPPNEELSRDLVNRLKPYISFLNQCRPLSASMGNAIKYIKKEISNIPSQCKEEEAKRKLLNCIDCYINEKIVLAAKAIAKYSIEKISDGDVILVYGCSSLVNHILCEAFEKNRKFRVIVVDSRPRLEGREALRRLVQKGINCTYVLISAVSYILPEVSKVFLGAHALLANGYVMSRVGTSQIALVAKAFNVPVLVCCETYKFCERVQTDSFVSNELDDPDDLIVTRTGTTQLEHWQEVPSLGLLNLVYDVTPPDFVDLVITDLGMIPCTSVPVVLRVKNVDQ; encoded by the exons ATGGCTGACGCCGGAGAGCCAG AAGGACCTGAAAGGAAAGATGACATTGTTAAAGCAAAG CAAGAAGGTAAAGAACTGACcaaagaggagaagcagaggctgagaaaagagaagaaacagcagaagaagagcaaagagaaaaaagatgacAAGCCTTCACGGGACAGCGAGAAGGAAAAGAAACCTGCCAGTGCAGCTTCTCCAGCTCCCCAGACCCCAACACAACCCCCAGCACAGAAAG ctccttcagcagcacCTGCTCCAGTTCCTGTGCCTGCCTCAGAGACTCCTTCCGCGGCGGACAAGCCAGCTAAGAGTAAAGCAGAGCTGAAAGCCGAGAGGAGAGCTCGGCAAGAGGCTGAGAGGGCCTCCAAAGGCAAGAAGGGGGATGTGGGGCCTCAAGCTGCTCCGGGCAAACCTAAAGCACCACCTAGTGAGCTCCAGCCAG TTGTGAAGAGGCTCCCAGAGCATGTCCAGGTGGACAACCCAGAAGTTTTAAAGAAGCTGGCAAAGAAATTGGAAAGACAACAG ACACCAGAATACAATGCTGCTACAAAG ATCCCACTCCGGTCAGACTACGGCTACAAAGTCAGCCTGTTTTCTCATCTCCACCAGTACAGTCGCAAAGCCCCTCTGACGCAGCAACTCGG CATTCCCTCCACGGTGATTCATCCTGCTATTGTTCGACTGGGTCTCCAGTATTCACAGGGTATTGTGGCAGGATCCAACGCCCGCTCTGTCGCCCTGCTGCATGCCTTCAAACAG GTAATAAGGGACTATACTACACCTCCAAATGAGGAGCTATCTAGAGACTTGGTCAACAGGCTGAAACCTTATATCAG TTTTTTGAATCAATGTCGCCCTCTGTCGGCTAGCATGGGTAATGCCATCAAATACATCAAGAAGGAGATCTCCAATATCCCCAGTCAATGCAAAGAAGAAGAG GCAAAGCGCAAACTGCTCAACTGCATCGATTGCTACATTAACGAGAAGATCGTCCTTGCTGCTAAAGCTATTGCCAAGTACTCAATAGAAAAGATCAGCGATGGAGATGTCATCCTAGTTTACGGATG CTCGTCACTGGTCAACCACATCCTGTGCGAGGCCTTCgagaaaaacaggaagttccGTGTGATTGTGGTGGACAGCAGGCCTCGTCTGGAGGGCCGGGAAGCCCTGAGGCGCCTGGTCCAGAAGGGCATCAACTGTACCTATGTCCTTATCTCAGCTGTCTCCTACATCCTTCCAGAA GTATCGAAGGTGTTCCTTGGTGCTCACGCTCTGCTGGCCAACGGTTACGTCATGTCTCGCGTGGGGACGTCACAGATAGCTCTAGTGGCCAAAGCCTTTAACGTGCCTGTACTGGTGTGTTGTGAGACCTACAAGTTTTGCGAGAGGGTGCAGACGGATTCCTTCGTGTCCAATGAACTAG ACGATCCCGATGACCTCATTGTGACCCGCACAGGGACGACCCAGCTAGAGCACTGGCAGGAAGTGCCCTCACTTGGCCTGCTTAACCTGGTGTACGACGTGACACCGCCTGACTTCGTGGACCTAGTCATCACAGATCTGGGAATGATCCCATGCACGTCGGTCCCCGTGGTGCTGCGAGTGAAAAACGTGGACCAGTGA
- the eif2b4 gene encoding translation initiation factor eIF2B subunit delta isoform X3, producing MADAGEPEGPERKDDIVKAKQEGKELTKEEKQRLRKEKKQQKKSKEKKDDKPSRDSEKEKKPASAASPAPQTPTQPPAQKAPSAAPAPVPVPASETPSAADKPAKSKAELKAERRARQEAERASKGKKGDVGPQAAPGKPKAPPSELQPVVKRLPEHVQVDNPEVLKKLAKKLERQQIPLRSDYGYKVSLFSHLHQYSRKAPLTQQLGIPSTVIHPAIVRLGLQYSQGIVAGSNARSVALLHAFKQVIRDYTTPPNEELSRDLVNRLKPYISFLNQCRPLSASMGNAIKYIKKEISNIPSQCKEEEAKRKLLNCIDCYINEKIVLAAKAIAKYSIEKISDGDVILVYGCSSLVNHILCEAFEKNRKFRVIVVDSRPRLEGREALRRLVQKGINCTYVLISAVSYILPEVSKVFLGAHALLANGYVMSRVGTSQIALVAKAFNVPVLVCCETYKFCERVQTDSFVSNELDDPDDLIVTRTGTTQLEHWQEVPSLGLLNLVYDVTPPDFVDLVITDLGMIPCTSVPVVLRVKNVDQ from the exons ATGGCTGACGCCGGAGAGCCAG AAGGACCTGAAAGGAAAGATGACATTGTTAAAGCAAAG CAAGAAGGTAAAGAACTGACcaaagaggagaagcagaggctgagaaaagagaagaaacagcagaagaagagcaaagagaaaaaagatgacAAGCCTTCACGGGACAGCGAGAAGGAAAAGAAACCTGCCAGTGCAGCTTCTCCAGCTCCCCAGACCCCAACACAACCCCCAGCACAGAAAG ctccttcagcagcacCTGCTCCAGTTCCTGTGCCTGCCTCAGAGACTCCTTCCGCGGCGGACAAGCCAGCTAAGAGTAAAGCAGAGCTGAAAGCCGAGAGGAGAGCTCGGCAAGAGGCTGAGAGGGCCTCCAAAGGCAAGAAGGGGGATGTGGGGCCTCAAGCTGCTCCGGGCAAACCTAAAGCACCACCTAGTGAGCTCCAGCCAG TTGTGAAGAGGCTCCCAGAGCATGTCCAGGTGGACAACCCAGAAGTTTTAAAGAAGCTGGCAAAGAAATTGGAAAGACAACAG ATCCCACTCCGGTCAGACTACGGCTACAAAGTCAGCCTGTTTTCTCATCTCCACCAGTACAGTCGCAAAGCCCCTCTGACGCAGCAACTCGG CATTCCCTCCACGGTGATTCATCCTGCTATTGTTCGACTGGGTCTCCAGTATTCACAGGGTATTGTGGCAGGATCCAACGCCCGCTCTGTCGCCCTGCTGCATGCCTTCAAACAG GTAATAAGGGACTATACTACACCTCCAAATGAGGAGCTATCTAGAGACTTGGTCAACAGGCTGAAACCTTATATCAG TTTTTTGAATCAATGTCGCCCTCTGTCGGCTAGCATGGGTAATGCCATCAAATACATCAAGAAGGAGATCTCCAATATCCCCAGTCAATGCAAAGAAGAAGAG GCAAAGCGCAAACTGCTCAACTGCATCGATTGCTACATTAACGAGAAGATCGTCCTTGCTGCTAAAGCTATTGCCAAGTACTCAATAGAAAAGATCAGCGATGGAGATGTCATCCTAGTTTACGGATG CTCGTCACTGGTCAACCACATCCTGTGCGAGGCCTTCgagaaaaacaggaagttccGTGTGATTGTGGTGGACAGCAGGCCTCGTCTGGAGGGCCGGGAAGCCCTGAGGCGCCTGGTCCAGAAGGGCATCAACTGTACCTATGTCCTTATCTCAGCTGTCTCCTACATCCTTCCAGAA GTATCGAAGGTGTTCCTTGGTGCTCACGCTCTGCTGGCCAACGGTTACGTCATGTCTCGCGTGGGGACGTCACAGATAGCTCTAGTGGCCAAAGCCTTTAACGTGCCTGTACTGGTGTGTTGTGAGACCTACAAGTTTTGCGAGAGGGTGCAGACGGATTCCTTCGTGTCCAATGAACTAG ACGATCCCGATGACCTCATTGTGACCCGCACAGGGACGACCCAGCTAGAGCACTGGCAGGAAGTGCCCTCACTTGGCCTGCTTAACCTGGTGTACGACGTGACACCGCCTGACTTCGTGGACCTAGTCATCACAGATCTGGGAATGATCCCATGCACGTCGGTCCCCGTGGTGCTGCGAGTGAAAAACGTGGACCAGTGA
- the eif2b4 gene encoding translation initiation factor eIF2B subunit delta isoform X1 — protein sequence MADAGEPEGPERKDDIVKAKQEGKELTKEEKQRLRKEKKQQKKSKEKKDDKPSRDSEKEKKPASAASPAPQTPTQPPAQKAPSAAPAPVPVPASETPSAADKPAKSKAELKAERRARQEAERASKGKKGDVGPQAAPGKPKAPPSELQPVVKRLPEHVQVDNPEVLKKLAKKLERQQTPEYNAATKVKIPLRSDYGYKVSLFSHLHQYSRKAPLTQQLGIPSTVIHPAIVRLGLQYSQGIVAGSNARSVALLHAFKQVIRDYTTPPNEELSRDLVNRLKPYISFLNQCRPLSASMGNAIKYIKKEISNIPSQCKEEEAKRKLLNCIDCYINEKIVLAAKAIAKYSIEKISDGDVILVYGCSSLVNHILCEAFEKNRKFRVIVVDSRPRLEGREALRRLVQKGINCTYVLISAVSYILPEVSKVFLGAHALLANGYVMSRVGTSQIALVAKAFNVPVLVCCETYKFCERVQTDSFVSNELDDPDDLIVTRTGTTQLEHWQEVPSLGLLNLVYDVTPPDFVDLVITDLGMIPCTSVPVVLRVKNVDQ from the exons ATGGCTGACGCCGGAGAGCCAG AAGGACCTGAAAGGAAAGATGACATTGTTAAAGCAAAG CAAGAAGGTAAAGAACTGACcaaagaggagaagcagaggctgagaaaagagaagaaacagcagaagaagagcaaagagaaaaaagatgacAAGCCTTCACGGGACAGCGAGAAGGAAAAGAAACCTGCCAGTGCAGCTTCTCCAGCTCCCCAGACCCCAACACAACCCCCAGCACAGAAAG ctccttcagcagcacCTGCTCCAGTTCCTGTGCCTGCCTCAGAGACTCCTTCCGCGGCGGACAAGCCAGCTAAGAGTAAAGCAGAGCTGAAAGCCGAGAGGAGAGCTCGGCAAGAGGCTGAGAGGGCCTCCAAAGGCAAGAAGGGGGATGTGGGGCCTCAAGCTGCTCCGGGCAAACCTAAAGCACCACCTAGTGAGCTCCAGCCAG TTGTGAAGAGGCTCCCAGAGCATGTCCAGGTGGACAACCCAGAAGTTTTAAAGAAGCTGGCAAAGAAATTGGAAAGACAACAG ACACCAGAATACAATGCTGCTACAAAGGTCAAG ATCCCACTCCGGTCAGACTACGGCTACAAAGTCAGCCTGTTTTCTCATCTCCACCAGTACAGTCGCAAAGCCCCTCTGACGCAGCAACTCGG CATTCCCTCCACGGTGATTCATCCTGCTATTGTTCGACTGGGTCTCCAGTATTCACAGGGTATTGTGGCAGGATCCAACGCCCGCTCTGTCGCCCTGCTGCATGCCTTCAAACAG GTAATAAGGGACTATACTACACCTCCAAATGAGGAGCTATCTAGAGACTTGGTCAACAGGCTGAAACCTTATATCAG TTTTTTGAATCAATGTCGCCCTCTGTCGGCTAGCATGGGTAATGCCATCAAATACATCAAGAAGGAGATCTCCAATATCCCCAGTCAATGCAAAGAAGAAGAG GCAAAGCGCAAACTGCTCAACTGCATCGATTGCTACATTAACGAGAAGATCGTCCTTGCTGCTAAAGCTATTGCCAAGTACTCAATAGAAAAGATCAGCGATGGAGATGTCATCCTAGTTTACGGATG CTCGTCACTGGTCAACCACATCCTGTGCGAGGCCTTCgagaaaaacaggaagttccGTGTGATTGTGGTGGACAGCAGGCCTCGTCTGGAGGGCCGGGAAGCCCTGAGGCGCCTGGTCCAGAAGGGCATCAACTGTACCTATGTCCTTATCTCAGCTGTCTCCTACATCCTTCCAGAA GTATCGAAGGTGTTCCTTGGTGCTCACGCTCTGCTGGCCAACGGTTACGTCATGTCTCGCGTGGGGACGTCACAGATAGCTCTAGTGGCCAAAGCCTTTAACGTGCCTGTACTGGTGTGTTGTGAGACCTACAAGTTTTGCGAGAGGGTGCAGACGGATTCCTTCGTGTCCAATGAACTAG ACGATCCCGATGACCTCATTGTGACCCGCACAGGGACGACCCAGCTAGAGCACTGGCAGGAAGTGCCCTCACTTGGCCTGCTTAACCTGGTGTACGACGTGACACCGCCTGACTTCGTGGACCTAGTCATCACAGATCTGGGAATGATCCCATGCACGTCGGTCCCCGTGGTGCTGCGAGTGAAAAACGTGGACCAGTGA